AACAATCATAAGGATTTATCCAAGAGAGGAATTTACATTGATTTTTTTATTCTATTTTTTTAACTTTATATATGAAACTTACCATAGTTATAGAGAAAGACTCTTCAGGATATTTTGCTTACTGTCCTGAACTTGAAGGGTGCATAAGTCAAGGTGATACTCTCGAAGAAGCAATTGCAAACATCAAAGAAGCGGTGGAACTTTATCTTGAGACGTTAACTTCTGAAGAATTTGAAGAAATTAAAAGAAAAAAGGTGTTTACTTCAACCATAGAGGTTCAGGTTGCCTGAACAACCAAAAGTAAAGTCTCTTTGATAAATGTAAGACTTATTGATAATATTTAGTAAAACAGTTTATATTAAGATATGCTTTTCAGTATAGAAATCATTGAAGAATTAGAGAAACTTGAACCTGCCCTTAGGTCAAGTCTTATTAAGATACTTAAGAGTCTGGATAAGACGATCGGGGAGATGGTAAAAAAAGAGGATTTTTTGGCCCTGAAGGCTGAAATAAGGGAACTGGCAATAATAGTTAAAGAGCTAGCTGAGGCACAGAAAAAGACTGAACAGACAGTTGCAGAGCTAGCTGAGGCACAGAAAAAGACTGAACAAACAGTTGCAGAGCTAGCCGAGGCACAGAAGAAATCTGAAGAAAGACTTACAAGACTTGAACAAACAGTTGCAGAGCTAATTGAGGCACATAATAAATCTGAAGAGAGACTTACAAGACTTGAGCAGACAGTTGCAGAGCTAATTGAGGCACATAATAAATCTGAAGAGAGACTTACAAGACTTGAACAAACAGTTGCAGAGCTAATTGAGGCACAGAAGAAGACTGAACAGAGATTGAATGAGCTAGCCGAAGCACAGAAGAAATTTGAAGAGAGACTCACAAGACTTGAAAAGACTGTTGCTGAACTTGCAGAAGCCCAGAAACGAACAGAAGAAGAAATAAGGAAGCTTGCTTCAGAGCATAGAGAAACAAGGAAAATGCTTGGAAACCTTGCAGACACAGTAGGCTATGGTCTTGAAGATAAGATAATTCCACTGATGAAGAAGTTTGCGGAGGATGAATACGGAATAAAGGTAAAGAACTTTGGTAGAAAAAACATAGTATATCCTGATGGAAAATTTGATGAACTTAACATCTATGTTGAAGGTAAGAGAGATGGGAAGACAGTATATCTCATAGGAGAATGCAAGGCTCATTTAGGTAAAAGAGATATAGAAAAATTCAGTCGTATTATTGAAAGGGTAAGACAATATCTAAGAGGTGAAGTGCAAGGATTTGTGGTGAGTTACACAATACAACCTGATGTGGAGGAGTATTTAAAGAAGTTTTATCCAGAGATAAAGTTTTATTACAGCTACTACTTTGACCTGAAATATAGGTATGGAGAGACGATTTAGAGCACAGGAAGCCCTGTTTTACGAATTTCTTATCTAATTCGGCGAGTATTGGTGATAGCTAAAGCTCATATTTTCGTGAAATTGATGATGGTTTCATTGCAAAGATTACCCATCTAATCATTGCCAGATTTACTACAATCTGTTAATTGTGTTGAGTAACGAATTTGTTCATTACAATAAGCGTCCGATTTGGTCCTTGCAGGGAGTATCTATTTTGTAAATATAAGAAGCATCCAATCAGGTCAATGCGAGGAGCGTGAGCGACGAAGAAATTTTGATTTTTTCTAATTTTTCTTCTGTAAAAAAATGTATTTCTCTTTTTTAAAGAATTTTTATTGATCAGATTTAGCATCAATCCTTTCTGGGTTATCTTTTTTGATTATTCAATTCTTCTGATGAATCTTTTTTGTTTTCTATATTTTCTATAACATTTTTTTCAACATCTGGTTGACTTTCTTTCTTTTTGCATGTGCATCCACTCTTGATCAGTCTTTCAATAGATATTCCCTCTGGAGTGAAATTATAATCTCTGGATAAAATTTTTAAAGGTATAATTAAAATGCTTAACGCATCAAGGAATGTTTCAACAGCACTTCTTGAGGATGGACACACGCATTTATAATCATCTGTTTCATATAAACTTGGAGAGTTCTGCTGACTTTCCTGTTCACATCCCCCCGCTATACAAGCAGGATCCATAGCAAAAGTAGTTGTTGTTAAATAAACAACGACAAGAATTGGAATTAATAGTTTCATTAACATAAAAAAACCTCCTCCACTTCACTGTTTAAATTAACCCTTTTGTCTTTAATATTTCTTGAATTTCAATATTACTGTATCTGAGATACATTGCAGTAGTATTTAGTGATGCATGCCCAAGCAGTTGTTGAACTGCGGTTACAGGAATTCCTGCACGGAGAAGTTCTATTGCACGGGTGTGTCTTAAAACATGTGGATGGGAAATATTTTCTGGGATGTTAGCTTTTTTACAAATTTCTCTGAAGACAACAAAAAAATTGTTTCTTTTGACTTTAAAAACCTTACCTTCCAGTATGGGGTAAAGCTTTGTAAATCTCAGATACTCAGAAATAACTCTGTCGGGAACAGGAACAATTCTGTATTGATTCTTTTTTCTGGCACTTCTTTTAAGAGTGATGAGTCTAACTGTAGATGCTCTGAAATCTATATCTCTTGTTTCATCTATATTCAGAACTTCAGAAATTCTTGCCCCTGTATAACGAAGCAAAAGAAAAATCAGCCAGTATCTACCCCTTAAAACACTTCGTTTTTCATCAAACCATTTCTGAAACTCAAAGGTGAGCCTGTTAAGTTCATCTTCTGTAAGATGATAAATTTCTTCCTGTACAGGAACAGAATTGATAAAGTTTCCTTTTTTGGGTACAAGCATAACATTATGCTAAAGGAAATGTTATAGATAAGTCAACAAAAAATAAAAAATCAAGGGATAAAATGATATAAAACAGATGCTATCTATAACAAAATAGAAATTTTGTTATAGATAATGACTGTTTGAAAAAACCTGTAATAGTGTTAAGAAATCAAGGGGTTTTTATATGTTAAAAAAATCGCCTTTCATCCCCGCCCTTACTGACGGGGTCTCCCCGATGGTGAAGATGAATTTGTTTCATTTGAAACTATTAATATCTCTACTATTCCTGCAATAGCAAATACTGCTTTATTGCATTATACAAATTCTTATTCTGACTATATAAAATTTCTTGCGTCAAGAACAATAGAATATGTAGCTAAAATAACAAACTGCAAAAATAATAAGGCTACAAAAATTTTAATAGAAATAGTGAAACTTCATAAGGAAAACAAATCAATAGAAGAAATTTCCCGCTTAACAAAGATAGACATCAAACACATAAAAAATATTCTGCAAGCAGTAGATGATATAAGATTTGGGTGATTTATTGTTCTTTGCAAAAAAGCAACAGAAAGTTGTAGCAAATTGGTTTGCAACAGAAAGTTGTTGCAAATGGGTTTGAGACAAAAAGTTGTAGCAAGTGAGTTTGCGACAAAAAGTTGTATTTTTTTTAAAAGATACAACTTTTTGTAAATAGTGAGCGATTTGTAATTTAAAAAAATATTGTTATATTATAAAATGATGACAGAAACACAAATAGAAAAAATACAAGCAGAAAAATTTTTAAAGGAAGCGTATGGCAATCGTTATGCAAAACAATTCGTTAACAATCTTCCCCCAGAATGCATAACAATGCTTTTGCGTTTTAGAGAGCCTAATTTTTTAAAAAAAGTTATTAAATTAAGATGGTTAATTCTTATCGCTTCGTTACCTTCTGATGACATCAAAATCACTGCACTTATTAATGTTATAGAAAACATTGTAAAAAATCCTAAAGGATACAAATATAGACATGTAAAAAGACTTTGCGAAGAATTGAAATTACAAAAAATTATCATTAAACCTGATTGTGTTTTAAAATCTCGTGCGGAAAAAAGAAAACTAACAAAAAAATATTTAGAATATATTGCACAAATATATGGTGTTGAAAACATAATCTTTTTTAGGGACAAAAAATTAAAATTAATAAATTTGATGACCAGATTAACTTTAGAAGATGAAAAAGCCGCAAAAATGTTTTATATTCTCAATTTCAAAGATTTATTACCTCTTTTAAACCTCACAATAGAGAGTGTTATGCGTATGGATAAATTAACCTTGCACGATAGATGTGAAGAGGCAAGAAAGGAATTAATGAAAAAAAATAAACTTTAAAGGAGGAGACAAGAATGACAAAATACCAAGAAGGACAAATAGTTTTTTTGAATCCAGAAACTCTTGAACCACATCCTGCGTTGAAAATTTTAGAAGAAAATCAAATCTTTGCTGTTACTGAAGAAGACATACAAAAGTTGATGATTTCAATAGCAGAGATGAATATTTTGCAACCGATTTTGGTTACAGAGGAAAATGGAAAGATTTATCGTATTGCAGGAAACCGACGAAGAAGAAATTGTCCAAGCATGGA
The nucleotide sequence above comes from Thermodesulfovibrio aggregans. Encoded proteins:
- a CDS encoding type II toxin-antitoxin system HicB family antitoxin, which translates into the protein MKLTIVIEKDSSGYFAYCPELEGCISQGDTLEEAIANIKEAVELYLETLTSEEFEEIKRKKVFTSTIEVQVA
- a CDS encoding tyrosine-type recombinase/integrase, which produces MLVPKKGNFINSVPVQEEIYHLTEDELNRLTFEFQKWFDEKRSVLRGRYWLIFLLLRYTGARISEVLNIDETRDIDFRASTVRLITLKRSARKKNQYRIVPVPDRVISEYLRFTKLYPILEGKVFKVKRNNFFVVFREICKKANIPENISHPHVLRHTRAIELLRAGIPVTAVQQLLGHASLNTTAMYLRYSNIEIQEILKTKGLI
- a CDS encoding ParB/Srx family N-terminal domain-containing protein, translating into MTKYQEGQIVFLNPETLEPHPALKILEENQIFAVTEEDIQKLMISIAEMNILQPILVTEENGKIYRIAGNRRRRNCPSMDC